From the genome of Tachysurus vachellii isolate PV-2020 chromosome 2, HZAU_Pvac_v1, whole genome shotgun sequence, one region includes:
- the LOC132863945 gene encoding GTPase IMAP family member 8-like, protein MASFGDPPQESDLRIIIIGPREVNVASIGNIILGREVFVSQNSSKCMKRDGEIAGRKVTVVVTPNRWSRLPLIDTTKRDKQELMLSMILCEPGPHAILLAIGEEEVTKDMALSMEEHTELLGQEVWDHTILLYSCGKQQGKCVKESGEAFKRIASKCGHRYHILSDTNQGDRIQVRELLKKIDDMVQKNKDKHYEIHGKIYLVQKWREAEDKRAEQRLQKTKKLREMLRSKMGSTSHSSEIRLLLTGYQFSGKSSTGNTILAQEAFMTFPKKRMSKCVKREGDVQGRHVTVVDTPGRWRIHPVEYTTELCKQELVLSVTQCPPGPHVLLVFVRLDTSFTEMNRRATEQHLQLFGENVWRHTMVLFTCGDFLGETTIEQFIESQGRALQWLVQKCNNMYHVFNNNKKDDRSQVSELLEKIDEVVASNGGGHFEMDQKIFHGLQKKRKMAEDKAKERRLMAEEAQKSKRGATSVSEKGALPSDPEVNIVLIGYRKAGKTTTGNIMLGKNLFSRQKTFQSEQQHGQVAGRQVVVVDTPGWDWVHDLEETPELDWQIVQSVHTHCSKGAPVVFLLVVRAAFPFKEVNKRITEEYLQLLGDCIWNHTIVLFTTGAWMEDIDIELHIESEGDALQRLVEKCGNRYHVMDTKGKKAAVQVPELMRKIEQVVANNKSCPFQLDKEICEKFEKQRSTVSNQTSQRMLHVRKEHSSMISLPPYMDDDDGFGSYQSLLHETSSTPSLRDLSRSNRDRTRSTTSLQ, encoded by the exons ATGGCTTCATTTGGAGACCCACCTCAAGAGTCAG ATCTGAGGATTATCATAATTGGACCCCGTGAGGTGAATGTAGCTTCAATTGGAAACATCATCCTCGGGAGAGAAGTGTTTGTGTCTCAGAATAGTAGCAAGTGCatgaagagagatggagagatagctGGTAGAAAAGTAACAGTGGTAGTCACACCTAATCGATGGTCCAGACTTCCTCTGATTGACACAACAAAACGAGATAAACAAGAACTAATGCTCAGCATGATTCTGTGTGAGCCTGGACCTCACGCCATCCTTCTAGCTATTGGTGAGGAGGAGGTCACAAAGGACATGGCTCTCTCAATGGAGGAGCACACAGAGCTTCTTGGCCAGGAAGTTTGGGATCatacaatattattatactCATGTGGCAAACAGCAAGGAAAATGTGTTAAGGAATCAGGAGAAGCTTTCAAGAGGATTGCAAGTAAATGTGGACACAGATATCACATTCTCAGTGACACAAATCAGGGTGATAGAATTCAGGTCAGAGAACTACTAAAGAAGATAGATGACAtggtacagaaaaacaaagacaaacactaTGAGATACACGGGAAGATCTACCTTGTTCAGAAATGGAGGGAAGCTGAAGATAAACGAGCAGAACAAAGGCtacaaaagacaaagaaactGAGAGAGATGCTGAGATCAAAAATGG gaaGCACAAGTCACAGTTCTGAGATCAGACTTTTGCTAACAGGATATCAGTTTTCTGGAAAGAGCTCAACAGGAAACACAATCCTGGCACAGGAAGCATTTATGACATTTCCGAAAAAGAGGATGTCAAAGTGTGTGAAACGTGAAGGAGACGTTCAAGGAAGGCATGTTACTGTAGTGGATACTCCAGGACGATGGAGAATTCACCCAGTCGAGTACACTACTGAGCTTTGCAAGCAGGAACTGGTGCTTAGCGTAACTCAGTGTCCACCAGGACCCCACgttttgcttgtgtttgtccGTTTAGACACTTCGTTCACTGAAATGAACAGGAGGGCAACGGAGCAGCACTTGCAGCTTTTTGGTGAGAATGTTTGGAGACACACCATGGTACTGTTCACCTGTGGGGACTTTCTGGGAGAAACAACGATTGAGCAGTTTATTGAGAGTCAAGGGAGAGCTCTGCAGTGGCTAGTGCAGAAATGTAACAACATGTACCATgtgttcaacaacaacaaaaaggatGATCGCTCTCAGGTTTCTGAGCTGCTGGAAAAGATTGATGAGGTTGTTGCTAGTAACGGTGGTGGCCATTTTGAAATGGACCAGAAGATTTTTCACGGGCTccaaaagaagaggaagatggCAGAAGACAAAGCTAAAGAGAGGAGACTGATGGCAGAAGAGGCACAAAAATCGAAAAGAGGAGCAACTTCAGTATCTGAAAAAG GAGCCTTGCCTAGTGATCCTGAGGTCAACATTGTATTAATTGGTTATAGAAAAGCTGGAAAGACCACAACTGGAAACATTATGTTAGGCAAAAACCTTTTTTCCAGACAAAAGACTTTTCAGAGTGAGCAGCAACATGGACAAGTAGCAGGAAGACAGGTAGTTGTAGTAGACACTCCAGGCTGGGACTGGGTCCATGATTTGGAGGAAACACCTGAGCTTGACTGGCAGATAGTGCAGAGTGTTCACACTCATTGTTCCAAAGGTGCACCTGTTGTTTTCCTTCTGGTCGTGCGAGCAGCTTTTCCCTTCAAAGAGGTGAACAAACGCATTACTGAAGAATATCTGCAACTTCTTGGTGACTGCATCTGGAATCACACCATAGTGCTGTTCACTACTGGGGCCTGGATGGAAGACATAGACATAGAACTGCACATTGAGAGTGAAGGGGATGCACTGCAGCGGCTTGTAGAAAAATGTGGGAACAGATACCATGTTATGGACACTAAAGGAAAGAAAGCAGCTGTACAAGTCCCTGAACTGATGAGAAAGATTGAACAAGTAGTGGCAAATAACAAGAGCTGTCCTTTTCAGTTAGATAAAGAAATCTGTGAGAAATTTGAGAAGCAACGTTCCACTGTCAGCAATCAAACCTCACAAAGGATGTTACACGTCAGAAAGGAACACAGCAGCATGATCTCGCTTCCACCTTACA tggatgatgatgatggcttTGGCTCATATCAATCTCTGCTGCATGAGACTTCCTCTACTCCATCATTAAG GGATTTGTCACGCTCCAACAGGGATAGGACACGCTCAACAACTTCACTTCAGTAA